CATGGACATGCCAGCGCCTGGCCCTGCCATTGATATTTCCCCCAGGAAACCAAAGAAGTAAGAAcctcccagccagccagccccagggaAAACTCAAGGCTGGGGACAGAGCCctgcttctcccttctcctgctgctgctccatggcccagcccagccctctgcCTGGGTACCTCGACCGCGCTGGCATTTCCAGAGATCCCAAGACTGGAGACATCAAGTGATGTCTTCCCTTCCAGCGCTGCTCCTGAAGGGTGGTATCATGCCCGTTCCATTTTCTGCAGCTCCCGATTTTTCTCGTCTCTGTAGAGTAGGAAACTAAATTGTACCCCAGTGCCCAGCATGGGGACGGGGCAGACCAGTGCAGCCAGCCCTGAGACCCTGGGTTAGCCCAGGGCAAGGCGTCCCTGGGGAGTTTGGATGGGCCCTTTCCAGGAGGTGATGGCTAGAGCCCGGAGCAGGGAAGGTTACTGAGACAGAGTTGGTCAATCCAAGCAGGAGAGAGCAGGCAACAGGCAGGGTAATAAAAagttcttccctccccaccctgccctctCCCAACTCATTTagagaaaagacagacatttcttccCTTGACATCCTTCCTATCCCTGCCTTACCCTACTAGACTGTGTCCTTGGACCCCCTTTCCCACCCTTAGGGCCGAGATACAGGGACAGCACTGGGCATCCTGGTGGGAGTCTCTTGCACTCCTGTGCCCTTGCACAGATGATGCTTTGGATGGAGAGAATGTCCCTTGATCCCAGTGGGCTTCATCTGGGGTCTGAGGAGCAGAGCAGACAGCTGCAGGAAAGCTGAGGCCAAGGGCAAGATCCAGACACCAGCGTGGACCAGAAAAGCAGAGGGTTGTCTGCGAGACAGCCATGCTGAGCAGTGACCCATGAGCTGGAACTGAGATGTTCCTACTGATGGGCTGAAGAGAGGGTTTGCAGGTAGATAGCCTGTTTCAAGCAAGGTTATGCCTGGTTATTATCCTAGGGGTTGAATCCATCTCCTCTGTCTTTGTAGAGCACTGGGCACTACCTGACACTAGCTGTAGGTGCTGGAAAGGCACAGTATGGGACAAGCTCCCACCCATGGGTGCAGACaggagggggctggaggagaTGGCAGGAGTCCCACAGCTGGGCTCAGCCAGGGCATTGCTAGAGGGAGATACCAGAGGAGGTGGGTTAAGGAAGCTGTaaatccccttcccctcccctgtaGGTACTTCTAGCCATGTGTTGTGCTTGTGGCCACATGGCTGCCTTTCTTTGCCACCGTCCCCCAGCCTTCCTCCAGCCTTTCCACGTTGCAGCTGCGCCCTGCAAGGAATATGGCTTCTGCTCTTCCTCCACCCGCTCCCACCGGAGCTGCTTTCTCCATCACCAAAATTCCCAACCAAGCCAAATGTGACTGGGAAACCCCGGGTTGCtgcacagaaaaagcagggcTGGGAATATCTCAGAGTCTCTGAAACTGCTGGAGTCCTAAGAAGGACTGTGATGCCCATTTCTAAGGGGGGGCAGCCCTGCTGACTAAGGTGGGGAAACCAGGAAGAAATCTGGACTCAAGACCATTTTGCAGACACcattttagccacaaatccaccAAAGACCAAGCCTGGGCTGTTCCACTGAGCCTTTGGCATGGGCTTTGCAGAGGTTCAGAGCAGAGGGAGGTAAAGCTCCCCTTGCAGCTCATGCAGAGACTCCCCCTCCTGTTCTTGTCCCCAAGATCCCTCAGATAAGATCCCTGTGAGCAGTTCCCTGCCATCTCAGTGCCTGGCCCTGGTTTCTGGCAGCGTCACccctttccctcctgcccctgTGCCTCACCTCCTTGtctcccttcctcctgccagaTATGAGCTTAGAGTGATAGTGTGGAACACAGACGAGGTCATCCTGGAGGACGATGACTACTTCACTGGCGAGAAATCCAGTGACATTTTTGTCAGGGGGTAGGTACAGCATGGCGTGCCAGTGCCAgctcctctgcttctccctgGGGGGTGTTAGTGCTGGCTGGGATCCCCGGGGTGGTtttggagaggggaggggggataCGATATGGACTGTGGTGCAGGGTCAGACAGAGCCAACGCTGCCATTGTCTTCTGTGCTGTGTTTCTTgcctctccatctctctctctggctgcacgACCCGCTGTGTGTGCCTGGCCTGGCTGCCCAGCTTTGAACTGCGGGTTATTATCTGGAACACCGATGAGGTGGTTTTGGAAGATGATGCTTTCCTGGCGGGAGAGAAGATGTCTGACATCTATGTCAGGGGGTAATGGCCGAGGCCTCGCTGCTTGGTCCCCGCCGTCTGCCCCTCTACCCCTTTTTGAGCTTGTCTTGATGACCCCACTTGGCATTTCAACCCTGCAACCTCCAATTCCAGCATCTGGAGCCAAACTGTGGTTAGTTCCCATCTCTGCTTTGCTCTCACCCAGCAGCAGGGGAAAGGCCTTTCCAAAACTTGCCTGTACAGAGGTGAGGGGACTCACTCTTGGCCATAGCCCAATTCTTTACAGGACCTCACATCAATGCAACGGCATTTCAGGCTGGTGGCTGACTATGCAGTGACTTCCCACCAGTCTGTTAACCTGCTCGGTGATTTCTCTGCAGCCTCACCAGCTCAGGCCAGGTCTCCTCTGCTTGCATCTCATGCTGCTCTCAGGAAACTGGGTCTGTTTCGGTGTCTTGGGTTCCACCAGCCCAGTGGCTTTTCTGCAATGGCTCTGAAGCTGAGATGCTCCAGCCCTTCCCCATCTGTATGGTGGGGGATCACTTGACCTTTTTGTTTTGCGCGGCAGAGCAGGGCATCAGCATGCTCAGAACCTGAGAGACCAACCCTGCATTGGGTGCTCGAGCATGGAGTCATGTCGCTgctggctgcagtccctcaggacaaacagacacacaaaaaacctGAGAGCACTCTGGGGAACGGAGATGCCTTGGTTCATCAgagaaagggggtggggggcactcacagtctttaaaacaaaactgtgttCCCCAGGGACCCAGACTTGCTGGTATGGACTGTTCTCTGTGTCCCTTTTGCTCTTGGAACCCTGCTCCCTGGAGCCAGAAAATTAGGGGCACAAGCACATGCGACGGCAAGGTCAGCACGGCCACCCCATCTCCcagggcaggaggatggggaTCCCACTGTCACTCCAGTGACCTGGTGTCCACGGTGGCTGTCTGAATGGGCACTTCAGGTCCCTTCACCGGAGATTAGGTCAGCAGAGACAACCCCACCCTCAAGCAGAGCCTGCAGCAGGCTCTAAACACCTCTGACGGGCTCGGATAGATGTGCCCTGACACAGGGAGCCTGCGGTGACCAGCACAGACCAAGCTGCCTCCGCAGGGACAGCTGCCATCAGAGGAGGCCTAACTACCCCACGGCGGAGTGAGGAGGTCTCTACAGCCTCCCCGCTCCACCAGTGCGGGATGGGGACATCCTTCCAGGATTCTCTGCTCCAGACTCCCCAGCAATGCTCCTTGCTCCTGTCCACCTCTTTAACATCTCCCTGCCCAGAGAAAGACCTCTGACAACCCGCTTGCATTTCTCGCTCTCAAACTCCCCTGTTCCTTCTAGGGCCCTCCTGCCCCCATGTCCGTTCTACCgcttggagatgctgctgctgcagtgattGGAGCAGCCCCAGCCCGTTGCTCGCACCTTTTAGGTCCTTCCAGTCTGTCCTGGAGACATCCTGGTTGCACGGACAGGATGGTCCTgtgccctctcctccctcctgtaATGCATGCCACCCCTCTCACCCCTCTGGACCCTGCAGGTGGCTGAAGGGTCAGCAGGAGGACAAGCAAGACACGGATGTCCATTACCACTCGCTCACTGGTGAAGGCAACTTCAACTGGCGCTACATCTTCCCCTTTGACTACCTGATGGCGGAGGAGAAGATCGTCATCTCCAAGAAGGAGTCGATGTTCTCCTGGGATGAGACCGAGTACAAGATCCCAGCTCGCCTCACCCTGCAGGTCTGGGATGCTGACCACTTCTCTGCCGATGATTTCCTCGGTAAGTGGAGGGTCCGCTCAGGTGGGGCAATGGGGCAGCCAGCAGGGACCCCATGGCCGGACAAGCAGAGAGCAGTGTGGGATGAGGCAAAGCCTATATAGGAACAGAACCCATAAGGGCAGCTCTGCTCCTCAAGTCCACAACATCCTACAAACCCCCTTAGATGCTGCTCGTAAGAGCAGGCAGGATGAGagcccttgtctctgctgctgctgttcaaagGCTGCTCCTGTAGTAAAGGTGTCAGCTTTTTAGTTCCCAGAGCTAGTTCAAAGTTGTTCTCCAGGGAGGAGATGCTGGCCCAGCCCACCTCCAGCCAAGGACTCAGCATTTGGGGGTTCCAACATCTCTGCTCCTCTTTCTCCTGCCAGGGGCCATCGAGCTGGACCTGAACCGCTTCCCCCGGGGAGCCAAGACATCGAAACAGTGCAGCCTGGAGATGGTGACAAACGAGGCAGAGCTGCCCATGGTCTCCATCTTCAAGCAGAAGCGGGTGAAGGGCTGGTGGCCGTTCGTGGCCAGAGATGAGAATGATGAGCTGGAGGTCACCgtaaggaaggggaaaagggagggatTTTGCATCCTGGGGATGGCAACTCTTTGCAGACAACCTCCACCCCCCCTGCACTTGCTTCTGTTCCCTCAGGTCCCCTCTGTCACCATGTCTCGGGGGCTGAGGTGGGGAGCATTGCCCAGGTCTCAGCACAactctctgctccctgcaggggAAAGTCGAGGCTGAACTGCACCTTCtcacagcagaggaggcagagaaatcCCCCGCCGGGCTGGCTCGCAATGAGCCTGATCCACTGGAGAAACCCAAGTGAGTAGGAAACCCCACTCCCCAGCAGGCACCTGGGCTTCTGGGAGATGCTGTGAGGTGGTCCCCAGGGAGGGAGCCAGgcatggggaggagaggaggggtcGCACTGGGGGGATGTAGGAATGAGAGTCATGGGCAGAGCAATCTCTACTGGTTCCCCCCCGTTGCCTACTATTCACtgccctgctgcttttccttactttattccttctctgcttctcttcttGGCTCCATCCCCTTTCCTTGGCCTCCTACCACCTCCTCCACCCCTCCAGTCCTCACCACCAGATTCCAGCTTTGACTGGAATCCTCACCCTCCCTCACAAACCGGCATTACTCCATCTGGCATTTGCCATGCTGACTCCCCTTGTCCACTCTCCTGACCCTCCTCCTGGTTGGGCTCTTTCACTCTGTGCAGGCTTACACAGGGAACACGATCCTGCACCTCCCTTTGCCCACCATGTCCATTGTTGCACTGCCTGCTGTGCCTCCCTTCTCTATGACCAAGGCATTAATGATGGGTATTTGTTTCCCCTGCAGCCGCCCGGACACGTCCTTCATCTGGTTCCTGAACCCGCTCAAGTCCATCAAATACCTCATCTGCACACGCTACAAGTGGCTTATCATCAAAATTGTGCTGGCCTTGTTGCTCCTCATCATGATCGCCCTCTTCCTCTACAGCATGCCAGGCTACATGGTCAAGAAGCTGTTGGGAGCATGAAGCATGGGAccctcccccatgtccccagtccCATGGCACAACCTTCCCCGGCCCCATGCCCTTCTCCTCCCCGCAGCCTCTCAGCAGCTTCTGGGGACATCCCCTCTTTTGCATTCCTCCTCTGTGGGTCTCTTTCATGGCTTTAGTCCCAGAGAAATGGGGCTGGAGGATGGCACCGATCCCGAGGCTGTGCATCCCTCACCGGGGCACCCAGGCTGGGACTCTCGGAGCCCTCCCAGGGagctcagcccccagccccaggggaaagggagggagagctggggccggggccgtggGAGCGCTCCCAAAAGGCTCCTTGGAGGGACTTCAGGAACAAGGGTGAAGCAGGGACCGGGGACAGCTGGAGACACACCAGCCCCACCAGTGTGGGGATGGCACCGAGCGGCCCCAACACTCGTCTCCCTTGCCAGCACTGTCCCCGCTCCACTCCTAGCTCTGGAGGTCACTGCATCCCAGTGCAGGGACCCATCCCACATGGGGGAACACCAGGCATTGTACCCCGGCAGCCACCAAGGCCCTTCAGAGAGCCCTGGGGCTGTGCAAGGGGAcaccctgcccttccctccccacgGCTCTGGCAGAGGCAGGGAAGGGTCCAGCAGATCAAACATCTTCCTAAGGTTACCAACCCAGAGGTGACTGTGGCCAGACATCCCTGAGGGCCCACAGGGAGCCAGGTTTTGTCACACAGTGTGAGCTCCCTGTGGCCTTCTTGATTCTCGGTTTCTTTTGTGTGGATTGGTATATACTGCAGCTGGAGACTTTCTTGCCATGTATATTAGGGAAGGGCTCTTTCCTCAGCTCACTGCAATATTCAGCTGTTGAAAAGCCACCTTTCTCAGCTTCAAGTGTGCAAGACCCTCATTGAATAATTGAAGAGATCTCGGGGATGTTTTTAGGATACTACTGTTTTAATCGGTCAATAAAGGTTGGGTTTCCCTGATGGGTTCTCGTGTTAGTGGGGAAACCGTGTGTCGCTGGCTGCTTCTCAAGACaagccccttcctccttccctccggCTGCCCCGCGGCTTCCCAGTGGCAGCCTCTTTTCCCGCTGCCTCTCCCCAGTGTCCGTGCCCTGGCCGGCAGCCTGGTCCCTCAGCTGCAcggggagcagagcaggcacggccctgccttcccctctggGCAGGACGGCAGCAGGCAGACAGCGATGTCTTGGGGGCAACGGGGACcgagaggggctgctgctgggcagggaagCCCCAGTCACTTCTCCCCATCGGTTGGGGGTGCTGCCCAGCGGGAAGTCTCTTCTGGCCTGCCCTGGAAGAGAGAACGGGGTTGAGGAGGGACCCCAGGGCTCCATTCGTCCCCGGGCAGGTTCCCCCCCACAGAGgcccaggctgggggcagaggggggccCTGGCCTCCAAACGGGGTCTCTGAGCGAAGGGGCATCTCCTGCACATCCCCGGCATTAACCCTTGCCCTCCGCAAGCCCCGCAGGATCCCCACCTACCCCGGCCACTTTCCGGCTCTGAGCCGGACCCTGCCTCTCCGCGTGTTTTCCCTCCCAGCGGTGTCCACACCAAAACTCAGCGAGAGGCCAGCGCATCTCTCACTGCCGCCCCCGCTCTGCCAGACCACACGATCTCGTCCCACAGAAACGCCTCCTGAACAGCACAGCTTCCACGGCTGCACAAGACAGCCCAGACCCGTCCCCGTCCTCCCGTCCTGCGCTTGCCCTGCCCACGCTCCTCCCCGTCCCACCTTTTCTTGCCGATGCCCCTCATGCCTCCATCGCCATGGCGTGGAAGAGCGCGTCGACCTGAAACCGGAGGTGGAACGGCAGCTTCGGGTCCGCTTCCATGGTGCCCTTTGGTGCCAAGCGCCCTCGCACGCTGCTCTTCACTTTGCACCAGGACTTCCGGACGCGCTGCAGCCTGACCCCCTGCCGCAGGCCCTTGTAGCCCACCAAGGGCAGGGGCTCCAGCCCAACTCTCCGCAGCCGCTCCAGGGCCGTGGGAGGGGGAGGCTGTGCCCATGGGGGCAGGGGCCACGTGGGGACCACGGTGGGGACAGACTCCCCCCGCCTGGCTGGCTGCAGGTCAGCACGGCTGGTATCTTTTGCCCCAGCGTGCCTTGCAGGAGGAGCCCTCGCgtcctgcctgcccagcctcATCTGTCCCGCTGCTATTCCCGAGAATCTGGGCACGGGGAACGATGCCCGCAAGCCCTTGCTGTCCCTGAGGCTCCTGGGCAGAGGCGCGCTGCACTCCTCGCAGCATCTTTCAGGGGCGATTTTGGGGAGCCGCTGGGTTATCTCCCACGCGTAGAGCAGCTCCCCGTTGATGGCCAGCTCAAAGCCCAGCCCCACTTCCAGCTGGAGGTCCTCCTCGTGCACCAGCATGTCCACAGTGCAGAGGGTGACGGCCAGCGTGGGCAGGTCCTGTTCTGCCACGGGCTGGCTGCAGTGCGGGCAGCTGCCGGTGAGGCATCGACGGCACTGCAGGCAGACGGGATATTCTTCCCTCATGGCTCCGCACAGGACTGGAGCGCTGCTATCCCGAGGTATGTTCAGCTTTCGCAGCAGGTTGCGGCAGATTTGGGCGATGTTCAGGGACTCCATCAGAGATCTGGCGAGCTCCTCCATGTTGGCGACGGAGGGCTGGCTCCCTGATCTGCTGGCAGCACTGAAATTTCCACGTTGACCCACGTCTCCGGTGTCCGAGGGGATCTCCCTTGCAGAGGCTGCTTCCTTGCCGTAGCCGCTTTCCCACCATTGTCCTCCATGGGTCTTCTCCGACCTGTGGGGGGACATACCGGCGGGACTGTGGGGGCTGCTGTGGGACAGGACCCACCCGGCTCcctctctctgccttctcctgggcgatctcccagctgcccgcagccaGTCCTGCCAGCTCTGGGATGCTGGGGGTGAAGCTGGGGTCTCGAGAACATGGGGCCAGCCCAGGCCAGGGGCTGAGGACAGAGAGGGGTGACGGGGCCAccggtgggcggggggggggggggggggtcaccagAGGGCACTGGCCTGGAAACCTGCCCTCCCCGAgccatccctcccttccctcGCCCCTCGAGCCCTTTCCCTTCCTGGGGCTGAGCCCGGACCCTGGCTCTCTGCTGAATCCTGCTCTCGCCCACCCACAGCCTCCCGGGGGCAATGGGGCAGAGGAACccaccagtggggttccccagcCAGGGGCTCCCAGAGGGGCTGCCCCCCTGAAGGGAAACACTCCGCTTACCTTGCCTTCAGGCTCTCAGCAGAGCCCTCCATGGCTTCCCAGGGGACGGATGatcctgggagaagagacagagggagagTGAGCGAGGGCAGCCATCTCTCGCAGGGTGCAACGGCATCTCTCGGCCGGGAGCTGCTGTGGAGCCCGGCGCAGCTCTGGGATGGGGCTGCTCACCTATCGggtccttcctcctgctgctgcgaCGTCTCTTCCCCGCACAAGTCCCCTGTTCCCAGAAAGCAAGCCCCCGGTTAGCGTGAGGTGtctcccctctcctgcccagcaGATGAGGACCCTGGGAAGGGTAACCGGAGTttcagggacagaagcggccccggccccgagccGGTGCCCAAGCGGAGGTGGCTCggtggctgtggagcaggggCCTGCCTGGGTGGGCAATGGCCTCTGTTCACCGCTCCCTCCCAAAAATCCCCGGGGATGGGCTCTGCCCTGGGCTAGCCCCTGCCCAGGGAGCATTTGGAGCAACGCCAGGACGGACGCCTACCTTGACCTTGGCCTTGATGTTGGGCCACCAGGCCATGAAGATGCCCAGACCCAGGatggccaccaagctgggggtgCAGGGCAGCACGAGTGTGCAGAGGCCCCAGAGGCTCAGGCTGGAGAGGAAGAGCAGCACCGTCACCTTCCACTCCTCCATCTCGCGCAGGGATcgccagcatctcctccagc
The Accipiter gentilis chromosome 16, bAccGen1.1, whole genome shotgun sequence DNA segment above includes these coding regions:
- the LOC126046528 gene encoding uncharacterized protein LOC126046528 isoform X1; translation: MLVHEEDFQLEVGLGFELAISGEPVYAWEITQRLPRIAPERCCEECKAPLPRSPGDGKGLRASFPVPRSPGIPAGQVRLGRQDARAPPARHAGAKDTSRADLQPARRGESVPAVVPTWPLPPWAQPPPPTALERLRRVGLEPLPLVGYKGLREGVRLQHVWQSWCKVKNSVRRSFGAKRGWLWLARSSSPKGTMEGDPKLPFHLRFQVNALLHAMVMQNRWRRCWRSLREMEEWKVTVLLFLSSLSLWGLCTLVLPCTPSLVAILGLGIFMAWWPNIKAKVKGTCAGKRRRSSRRKDPIGSSVPWEAMEGSAESLKARSEKTHGGQWWESGYGKEAASAREIPSDTGDVGQRGNFSAASRSGSQPSVANMEELARSLMESLNIAQICRNLLRKLNIPRDSSAPVLCGAMREEYPVCLQCRRCLTGSCPHCSQPVAEQDLPTLAVTLCTVDMLVHEEDLQLEVGLGFELAINGELLYAWEITQRLPKIAPERCCEECSAPLPRSLRDSKGLRASFPVPRFSGIAAGQMRLGRQDARAPPARHAGAKDTSRADLQPARRGESVPTVVPTWPLPPWAQPPPPTALERLRRVGLEPLPLVGYKGLRQGVRLQRVRKSWCKVKSSVRGRLAPKGTMEADPKLPFHLRFQVDALFHAMAMEA
- the LOC126046528 gene encoding uncharacterized protein LOC126046528 isoform X2, translating into MGKRVEKTAEMGGEANQQNRWRRCWRSLREMEEWKVTVLLFLSSLSLWGLCTLVLPCTPSLVAILGLGIFMAWWPNIKAKVKGTCAGKRRRSSRRKDPIGSSVPWEAMEGSAESLKARSEKTHGGQWWESGYGKEAASAREIPSDTGDVGQRGNFSAASRSGSQPSVANMEELARSLMESLNIAQICRNLLRKLNIPRDSSAPVLCGAMREEYPVCLQCRRCLTGSCPHCSQPVAEQDLPTLAVTLCTVDMLVHEEDLQLEVGLGFELAINGELLYAWEITQRLPKIAPERCCEECSAPLPRSLRDSKGLRASFPVPRFSGIAAGQMRLGRQDARAPPARHAGAKDTSRADLQPARRGESVPTVVPTWPLPPWAQPPPPTALERLRRVGLEPLPLVGYKGLRQGVRLQRVRKSWCKVKSSVRGRLAPKGTMEADPKLPFHLRFQVDALFHAMAMEA